Proteins co-encoded in one Ruegeria sp. HKCCD4315 genomic window:
- a CDS encoding GntR family transcriptional regulator, with product MTIQKRISFQSVRDEVKRRIESRVWPQGSLLPTETQLAEEFNCARATVNRALRELAEQGFVERKRKSGTRVKKEPSKHAKLEFSLARQMVESQNATYRYALVERNVVESPGWLASQLDLPNDMRVLHVTCMHYADNRPFQLEERWINIDAVPDVETADLSGHGPHEWLLHAAPFTEAEIAFCAISADAKLAEFMGTTTGTSMIQMERTTWKEDKPLTFARMTHHPGYCVRTKY from the coding sequence GTGACTATACAAAAGCGGATAAGCTTCCAGTCCGTTCGAGACGAAGTTAAACGGCGTATTGAAAGCCGCGTCTGGCCACAAGGATCGCTTTTACCAACCGAAACGCAATTGGCCGAAGAGTTCAATTGCGCGCGTGCCACTGTGAACCGCGCCCTAAGGGAATTGGCCGAACAGGGTTTTGTTGAGCGCAAACGTAAAAGCGGAACGCGGGTCAAAAAGGAACCAAGCAAACACGCCAAGCTTGAGTTTTCTCTGGCCCGTCAAATGGTTGAAAGCCAAAACGCGACCTATCGCTATGCTTTGGTCGAGCGTAACGTCGTGGAAAGCCCCGGCTGGTTAGCTTCGCAATTGGATTTGCCCAATGACATGCGCGTTCTGCATGTCACATGTATGCACTACGCGGACAACCGACCGTTTCAGTTGGAAGAGCGCTGGATCAATATCGACGCGGTCCCGGATGTGGAAACCGCTGACCTGAGCGGACACGGGCCGCATGAATGGCTACTGCACGCAGCCCCATTCACCGAGGCAGAAATCGCCTTCTGCGCGATCTCGGCCGACGCAAAACTGGCAGAGTTTATGGGCACCACAACAGGCACCTCCATGATTCAGATGGAACGCACCACGTGGAAAGAGGATAAACCTTTGACGTTCGCCCGTATGACCCACCATCCGGGGTATTGCGTCCGTACAAAATACTGA
- a CDS encoding Lrp/AsnC family transcriptional regulator, with protein sequence MIELDEVDRRLLRALQQDATQSAGALGRRFELSQPATWRRIRRLEEAGIIKGRRLRLNAEALGFGVTVFLGVKLGRKGQISLEDFERAVSAIPEVQTVEHVLGLYDYRLRVVARDLSDFERVLRRRIMTLPGAGDVEANVLLSEERLPGPLG encoded by the coding sequence ATGATCGAGTTGGACGAAGTTGACCGCCGCTTGCTGCGCGCTCTGCAACAGGACGCGACACAAAGCGCGGGTGCGTTGGGGCGCAGGTTTGAATTGTCTCAACCCGCCACCTGGCGGCGTATCCGCCGGTTAGAAGAAGCAGGGATCATCAAGGGGCGGCGTTTGCGCTTGAACGCCGAGGCGCTTGGCTTTGGGGTAACGGTGTTTCTGGGTGTGAAACTCGGGCGAAAAGGTCAGATCAGTCTTGAGGATTTTGAACGCGCCGTAAGTGCCATTCCCGAGGTGCAGACCGTCGAGCATGTTCTGGGCTTATATGATTATCGCCTGCGCGTTGTCGCACGGGATTTATCTGATTTTGAACGTGTGTTGCGGCGCCGGATCATGACCTTACCCGGTGCAGGGGATGTCGAGGCAAACGTTTTGCTGAGCGAAGAACGCTTGCCCGGACCGCTTGGTTGA
- a CDS encoding Lrp/AsnC family transcriptional regulator has protein sequence MLDDIDRRILRHFQAAPSLTTAELADLCRISAGVCWRRIEKMQAAGIIEGQEAVIDWTAMGYAVEVSLRITLDKTQARAFDEFTEEARDVAEVVEIQTFLGRVDVRLSVIAKDMNHYQQLYRDRILTLPHIADIEALMHIARVKRDEVLPV, from the coding sequence ATGCTTGATGACATTGATCGGCGCATCTTGCGCCATTTTCAGGCCGCGCCAAGCCTGACAACAGCAGAACTGGCTGATCTGTGCCGGATCAGCGCCGGGGTCTGTTGGCGGCGGATCGAAAAGATGCAGGCGGCCGGGATTATCGAAGGACAAGAGGCCGTGATTGATTGGACCGCCATGGGTTATGCGGTCGAGGTTTCGCTTCGGATCACGCTGGATAAGACACAGGCGCGGGCCTTTGACGAGTTTACCGAGGAAGCGCGCGATGTGGCCGAGGTAGTTGAGATCCAGACCTTTCTGGGACGTGTGGATGTACGCCTTTCGGTCATTGCCAAGGACATGAACCACTACCAACAGCTGTATCGCGATCGGATTCTGACCTTACCTCATATCGCCGACATCGAAGCGCTGATGCATATCGCGCGGGTCAAACGGGATGAGGTGCTGCCGGTATGA
- the ilvC gene encoding ketol-acid reductoisomerase, giving the protein MRVYYDRDCDINLIKDKKVAILGYGSQGHAHALNLRDSGAKNLVIALREGSPSAKKAEAEGLEVMGIAEAAAWCDVIMFTMPDELQAETYKKYVHDNIKPGAAIAFAHGLNVHFGLIEPKEGVDVIMMAPKGPGHTVRGEYTKGGGVPCLVAVDNDATGKALEIGLSYCSAIGGGRSGIIETNFREECETDLFGEQAVLCGGLVELIRCGFETLVEAGYAPEMAYFECLHEVKLIVDLIYEGGIANMDYSISNTAEYGQYVTGPRILKYDETKARMKEVLNDIQQGKFVRDFMLENAVGQPTIKASRRANDEHMIEETGAKLRGMMPWISAGKMVDKEKN; this is encoded by the coding sequence ATGCGCGTCTATTACGATCGCGATTGCGATATTAACCTGATCAAAGACAAAAAAGTGGCCATCCTGGGCTATGGCTCGCAAGGTCACGCCCACGCGTTGAACCTGCGTGACTCGGGTGCCAAGAACCTGGTCATCGCCCTGCGCGAAGGCTCGCCTTCGGCCAAGAAAGCTGAAGCGGAAGGTCTGGAAGTCATGGGCATCGCCGAAGCGGCAGCCTGGTGTGACGTCATCATGTTCACCATGCCCGACGAGCTGCAGGCTGAAACCTACAAGAAATACGTCCACGACAACATCAAGCCGGGTGCTGCGATCGCGTTCGCTCACGGCTTGAACGTCCACTTCGGCCTGATCGAGCCGAAAGAAGGCGTCGACGTCATCATGATGGCCCCCAAAGGCCCAGGCCACACCGTACGTGGCGAATACACCAAAGGCGGCGGCGTGCCCTGCCTGGTCGCAGTTGACAATGACGCGACAGGCAAAGCGCTGGAAATCGGCTTGTCCTACTGCTCGGCCATTGGTGGCGGCCGCTCGGGCATCATCGAAACCAACTTCCGCGAAGAATGCGAAACCGACCTGTTCGGCGAACAAGCCGTGCTGTGCGGCGGTCTGGTCGAACTGATCCGCTGCGGCTTTGAAACTCTGGTCGAGGCCGGCTACGCGCCGGAAATGGCCTATTTCGAATGTCTGCACGAAGTGAAGCTGATCGTTGACCTGATCTACGAAGGCGGCATCGCCAACATGGATTACTCGATCTCGAACACTGCCGAATACGGCCAGTATGTCACCGGCCCGCGCATCCTGAAATACGACGAGACCAAAGCGCGCATGAAAGAGGTTCTGAACGACATCCAGCAGGGTAAATTCGTTCGCGACTTCATGCTGGAAAACGCCGTTGGCCAGCCAACCATCAAAGCGTCGCGCCGCGCCAATGACGAGCACATGATCGAAGAAACCGGTGCGAAACTGCGCGGCATGATGCCGTGGATTTCGGCCGGCAAAATGGTCGACAAAGAAAAGAACTAA
- a CDS encoding DMT family transporter has product MVPQPTKQDWSGVFTLGLIWGATFMVVAMAIEGYGPITVATSRTTLGAVTLLLLMWATGRKLPVLTPALSTSIVLIGVLSTAVPFMLLSWGQQFVPSAFAGLSMAAIPLMVLPLAHFFSDEPLNLRRFLGVCLGFSGALVLIGPGLAKLGQGAEPLAQLACITAALCYASSSVMTRRCPPVDPVVLAALTLVVGAILLLPIMLLTEGLPTWQGPRPTIALIVLGLVPTAFATLLRVSITRSAGSVFLTLVNYQVPIWSMVFGAWILSEALPLRFYIALGLILTGMAISQWFSLRKVLFGR; this is encoded by the coding sequence ATGGTGCCACAGCCAACAAAACAGGATTGGAGCGGCGTTTTCACGCTGGGCCTCATCTGGGGCGCGACATTCATGGTCGTTGCCATGGCGATTGAAGGCTATGGCCCGATCACAGTTGCGACCTCTCGGACGACGCTGGGCGCTGTGACCCTGCTGCTTTTGATGTGGGCGACCGGTCGCAAACTGCCGGTTCTGACACCAGCGCTCAGCACTTCGATTGTGCTGATCGGTGTCCTGTCCACAGCCGTTCCATTCATGTTGCTGAGTTGGGGACAGCAATTTGTGCCCTCGGCTTTTGCAGGTCTATCCATGGCCGCAATCCCGTTGATGGTGCTGCCGCTTGCGCATTTCTTCTCGGATGAACCGCTGAACCTGCGCCGCTTTCTGGGGGTGTGCCTTGGGTTCTCAGGCGCATTGGTTTTGATCGGCCCTGGCCTTGCAAAGTTGGGTCAAGGGGCGGAACCGTTGGCACAATTGGCCTGTATTACTGCGGCACTGTGTTACGCCAGTTCTTCTGTGATGACCCGGCGCTGCCCCCCGGTCGATCCCGTGGTGCTGGCGGCCCTGACACTGGTGGTCGGGGCCATACTTCTGTTACCGATCATGCTGCTCACCGAAGGTCTGCCGACGTGGCAAGGACCACGCCCGACAATCGCCTTGATTGTGTTGGGATTGGTCCCAACCGCTTTTGCTACCCTGCTGCGCGTTTCGATCACCCGCAGCGCCGGATCGGTTTTCCTGACATTGGTGAACTATCAGGTTCCAATCTGGTCGATGGTGTTCGGCGCATGGATCCTGTCCGAGGCCCTGCCCCTGCGCTTTTACATTGCCTTGGGCCTGATCCTGACCGGCATGGCGATCAGCCAATGGTTCAGCCTGCGCAAGGTTCTGTTCGGACGTTAA
- the glmM gene encoding phosphoglucosamine mutase, which produces MRKLFGTDGVRGTANTHPMTAEMALRIGAAVGRYFRRDATGVHRVVIGKDTRLSGYMLENALTAGLTSTGMNVLLLGPVPTPAVGLMTRSMRADLGVMISASHNPAEDNGIKFFGPDGYKLSDQAEIEIERLIDEGVQPAQARNIGRARRVDDARFRYGERVKSSLPRDVSLDGLKVVIDCANGAAHRTAPEVLWELGADVIPVGVSPNGKNINLNCGSTKPQLAAETVVAHGADVGICLDGDADRVVVVDETGQVADGDQLMALLATAWKRSDQLKGDALVATVMSNLGLERHLTGQGLRLERTAVGDRYVVERMREGGFNLGGEQSGHIVMSDYATTGDGLMAGLHFLAEMVLSGRKASDLSKQFETVPQLLKNVRYTSGQTPLEVQSVQAAIADAEARLNGQGRLLIRKSGTEPLIRVMAECEDDGLLTQVVDSIVAEVEAATG; this is translated from the coding sequence ATGCGCAAGCTGTTCGGAACCGACGGGGTGCGGGGCACCGCCAACACGCATCCGATGACGGCGGAAATGGCCTTGCGCATCGGGGCTGCGGTTGGGCGGTACTTTCGCCGTGACGCAACCGGTGTGCACCGGGTTGTCATCGGTAAGGATACACGTCTGTCCGGTTACATGCTGGAAAACGCGCTGACGGCTGGTCTGACCTCGACGGGTATGAATGTGCTGCTTCTGGGGCCCGTACCAACGCCTGCCGTTGGTCTCATGACGCGGTCCATGCGCGCTGACTTGGGGGTCATGATCTCGGCCAGCCATAATCCGGCAGAAGACAATGGCATCAAGTTTTTTGGACCCGATGGCTATAAGCTGTCGGATCAGGCCGAGATCGAGATCGAACGGTTGATCGACGAAGGCGTCCAGCCTGCTCAGGCACGAAATATCGGCCGGGCGCGTCGTGTCGATGATGCGCGGTTTCGCTATGGCGAGCGTGTGAAATCGTCCTTGCCCCGTGACGTGAGTCTGGATGGTCTGAAAGTGGTCATCGATTGCGCAAACGGCGCGGCCCACCGCACTGCGCCCGAGGTTTTGTGGGAACTGGGCGCTGATGTCATTCCAGTCGGCGTTTCGCCTAACGGAAAGAACATCAACCTCAATTGCGGATCCACAAAGCCGCAACTGGCCGCAGAAACGGTTGTGGCCCACGGTGCAGATGTCGGTATCTGTCTGGATGGCGATGCGGACCGGGTTGTTGTGGTCGACGAAACCGGTCAAGTGGCCGACGGCGATCAGCTCATGGCGTTGCTTGCAACGGCTTGGAAGAGGTCGGATCAGTTGAAAGGCGATGCTCTGGTAGCGACGGTGATGTCCAATCTGGGCCTCGAACGTCATCTGACAGGGCAGGGGTTGCGTCTGGAGCGCACGGCTGTCGGCGACCGCTATGTGGTCGAGCGGATGCGGGAAGGTGGTTTCAACCTGGGCGGTGAACAATCCGGCCATATCGTGATGAGCGATTATGCCACCACCGGTGACGGGCTTATGGCGGGCCTGCATTTTCTGGCTGAAATGGTCTTGTCGGGGCGCAAGGCATCGGATTTGTCGAAACAGTTTGAAACGGTGCCGCAGTTGCTGAAAAACGTGCGCTATACCAGCGGGCAAACTCCGCTAGAGGTTCAGAGTGTTCAGGCCGCCATCGCAGATGCCGAAGCGCGACTGAACGGGCAGGGTCGGCTGCTGATCCGCAAATCCGGGACCGAACCGCTGATCCGCGTCATGGCCGAGTGCGAAGACGACGGGTTGCTGACTCAAGTCGTCGATAGCATCGTAGCCGAGGTCGAAGCCGCCACGGGTTAA
- the folP gene encoding dihydropteroate synthase: MSTYYRPMVQHGPVRPVGAVPLAGQPLWFTHVEALRRGADPEVIAVSEVPSDYLGRLTQARANIAGLDMQVPHIMGILNATPDSFSDGGVHSSAEAARTAAADMVAQGATILDIGGESTRPGADFVPADTEIARTRPVIEAIRAETDALISIDTRKANVAKAACNAGAGLVNDVSGFTFDPDLAPFCAAQGAPVCVMHMQGDPATMQDNPHYDDVLLDVYDFLENQIALLENLGLSRDLIIIDPGIGFGKTEDHNLTLLRNLSLFHGLGCPILLGVSRKGFIGSIGQEPRKTARAPGSIAVALAGLSQGVQIVRVHDVAETSQALRLWAAVR; encoded by the coding sequence GTGAGCACCTATTACAGACCAATGGTTCAGCATGGCCCTGTACGCCCTGTAGGCGCCGTGCCGCTGGCGGGTCAACCGCTTTGGTTCACCCATGTTGAAGCCTTGCGGCGCGGGGCGGACCCTGAGGTTATTGCGGTATCAGAGGTTCCGTCTGACTATCTGGGCCGTTTGACCCAAGCGCGGGCAAACATTGCGGGCTTGGACATGCAGGTGCCGCATATCATGGGCATTCTGAATGCCACGCCGGACAGTTTCTCGGATGGGGGCGTCCACAGCTCGGCAGAAGCCGCGCGTACGGCCGCCGCAGATATGGTCGCGCAAGGGGCCACGATTTTGGATATTGGTGGGGAATCTACCCGCCCCGGCGCTGATTTTGTGCCAGCTGACACAGAAATCGCCCGCACACGCCCTGTGATTGAGGCGATCCGGGCTGAAACGGATGCTCTGATCTCGATCGACACGCGCAAGGCCAATGTGGCCAAAGCTGCCTGCAATGCCGGGGCCGGGTTGGTGAACGATGTTTCAGGCTTTACCTTTGATCCAGATCTGGCACCGTTTTGTGCAGCACAGGGCGCCCCGGTTTGTGTCATGCACATGCAGGGCGATCCGGCCACGATGCAGGACAATCCGCATTACGACGATGTTTTGCTGGATGTGTACGACTTTCTGGAAAACCAGATTGCACTGCTGGAAAATTTGGGTCTCAGCCGCGATCTGATCATTATTGATCCCGGCATCGGCTTCGGCAAGACCGAGGATCACAATCTGACCCTGCTGCGCAATCTCAGCCTTTTTCACGGTTTGGGCTGCCCGATCCTGCTGGGCGTGTCGCGCAAAGGTTTCATTGGTTCGATCGGGCAAGAGCCACGCAAGACTGCGCGCGCGCCGGGATCAATTGCCGTGGCGCTGGCAGGATTGTCTCAGGGCGTGCAAATCGTTCGCGTGCACGACGTGGCCGAGACCTCTCAGGCCTTGCGCCTATGGGCTGCTGTCCGGTAA
- a CDS encoding dihydroneopterin aldolase: MSSEIRLAFAHPSERSEATSPRGPLDRISLRDHIVEVEIGAFQAERGTTQRICFNIVVEVRPLTADIDDDVDRILSYDRVTEAIAFELAAERLNLLETLAERVAERILLEPQAVRVFVRIEKLDRGPGALGVEIVRGKDSVHHEMVEEERPHPRLVYLSNEAISSDNLTGWIDQLENRQRPLILCVGASDLDAPQTGHAMTQRRIDLLAIEQNAWVLAARDHRCVVVSTRTELDWAMKNGQICVWAPSKIVLDAVDGPSAAPSDAVALAAWFAATFEASEMLVIGGALPKEPKTPLRAVAVDQAQL, translated from the coding sequence ATGAGTTCTGAAATCCGCCTGGCATTTGCACACCCCTCTGAGAGGTCCGAGGCGACTTCTCCCCGAGGACCGCTGGATCGCATTTCGCTGCGCGATCACATCGTTGAAGTCGAAATCGGTGCCTTTCAGGCCGAACGGGGCACAACCCAACGAATTTGCTTTAACATCGTGGTCGAGGTGCGCCCGCTGACTGCCGATATTGACGACGACGTTGATCGGATCCTGTCCTATGACCGGGTCACCGAAGCCATAGCCTTTGAATTGGCTGCAGAACGCTTGAACCTGCTCGAGACGCTGGCGGAACGCGTGGCGGAGCGCATTCTTCTTGAACCTCAGGCCGTAAGGGTCTTTGTTCGCATCGAAAAACTGGATCGCGGTCCGGGGGCTTTGGGTGTTGAAATCGTACGTGGGAAGGACTCGGTCCATCACGAAATGGTCGAAGAGGAACGCCCGCATCCGCGTCTAGTTTACCTGTCGAACGAAGCCATTTCCTCGGACAATCTGACCGGTTGGATCGATCAGTTGGAGAACCGCCAGCGCCCGTTGATCCTGTGCGTCGGGGCGTCGGATCTGGACGCGCCCCAAACTGGCCACGCGATGACGCAGCGCCGTATCGATTTGCTGGCTATTGAACAGAATGCATGGGTTCTAGCTGCACGAGATCACCGCTGCGTGGTGGTTTCCACCCGGACGGAACTGGATTGGGCGATGAAGAACGGACAGATCTGTGTTTGGGCCCCGTCCAAGATTGTGTTGGATGCGGTTGACGGTCCTTCTGCTGCGCCATCTGATGCTGTGGCCCTTGCTGCCTGGTTCGCAGCAACCTTTGAAGCCAGCGAAATGCTGGTGATCGGCGGCGCATTGCCAAAAGAACCCAAAACGCCCTTGCGCGCGGTTGCCGTGGATCAGGCTCAGCTGTGA
- a CDS encoding multicopper oxidase family protein — MLFTRRHILKTAAAAATLPLAARADFPSLEAREARQRVAPDGFPDTTVWSFDGSVPGTTIRVGQGRRVQRKLVNQLPQPTSVHWHGIRIENAMDGVPGLTQDAVETGGSFDYDFVAPDAGTYWYHSHNRSIEQVARGLYGPLIVEEAQTPDVDQDLILMLDDWRLNPETAQITDDFDNGHDLSHAGRLGNIVTVNGSFDPAFSVQRHERLRLRLINASNARVYDLDLDGLSGWIAALDGMPLETPLQLSGSFPLAPAQRADLIVDVVTEGDTASLVSVERDGAFGLARFDVTGDAAKAQRQSVSALPPNPLPEIKNIEDAPLHKMVLQGGAMRWLESARLGATELSGRELAQLGRFWALNGHAERPDDPFLDAAIGSLHRVEFVNETAFPHAMHLHGHHFRLVLDDGSLGPWRDTVLVGRGQTRQIALVAHNPGDWLLHCHMLGHAASGMMSWFRVA; from the coding sequence ATGCTTTTTACACGAAGACACATTCTGAAAACGGCTGCTGCAGCCGCGACGCTGCCGCTTGCGGCACGGGCCGATTTCCCGTCGCTTGAAGCGCGCGAAGCCCGGCAACGTGTTGCGCCCGACGGATTTCCTGACACAACAGTTTGGAGCTTCGATGGCTCTGTCCCCGGAACCACCATAAGGGTTGGGCAGGGCAGACGTGTTCAGCGCAAGCTTGTGAATCAGCTTCCCCAACCGACCTCGGTTCATTGGCATGGAATCCGAATAGAAAACGCCATGGATGGTGTGCCCGGTTTGACGCAAGATGCGGTCGAAACGGGAGGTTCCTTTGACTATGACTTCGTCGCGCCTGATGCCGGGACCTATTGGTACCATTCGCATAACAGGTCAATCGAACAGGTTGCGCGGGGCCTTTACGGGCCGCTGATCGTGGAAGAGGCACAAACGCCAGATGTCGATCAGGACCTGATACTGATGCTGGATGATTGGCGATTAAACCCGGAAACGGCGCAGATAACAGACGATTTCGACAACGGCCATGATCTGAGCCATGCGGGTCGGCTTGGCAATATCGTCACCGTAAACGGGTCGTTTGACCCAGCCTTTTCTGTGCAAAGGCATGAACGCCTTCGACTGCGCTTGATCAATGCCTCTAACGCCCGGGTCTATGATCTGGATCTCGACGGTCTTTCAGGTTGGATCGCTGCCCTCGACGGCATGCCGCTGGAAACTCCGTTACAACTGTCAGGATCGTTCCCATTAGCACCTGCACAACGTGCGGATCTGATTGTCGACGTCGTCACCGAAGGTGATACCGCCAGTCTCGTCAGTGTTGAACGGGATGGTGCCTTTGGTCTGGCGCGGTTCGACGTTACAGGCGATGCCGCAAAGGCGCAAAGGCAGAGCGTGTCAGCATTGCCGCCCAATCCTTTGCCGGAAATCAAGAATATTGAAGATGCACCCTTGCATAAAATGGTTTTGCAGGGCGGTGCGATGCGATGGTTGGAAAGCGCGCGGCTTGGCGCAACCGAGTTGTCAGGCCGTGAACTGGCACAGCTGGGTCGGTTCTGGGCGCTGAACGGTCATGCAGAACGGCCCGATGATCCATTTCTGGATGCCGCTATCGGCAGCCTGCACAGGGTGGAGTTCGTGAATGAAACAGCCTTTCCACACGCGATGCATTTGCATGGGCATCACTTCCGCTTGGTTCTGGATGACGGTTCCCTTGGCCCTTGGCGCGACACTGTTCTGGTGGGGCGGGGGCAAACTCGCCAGATCGCTTTGGTCGCGCACAATCCGGGCGACTGGCTTTTGCATTGCCATATGCTGGGACATGCCGCATCCGGCATGATGAGTTGGTTTAGGGTCGCCTGA
- a CDS encoding cell wall hydrolase yields the protein MLRYILAAATLAATMLPSASFAEREATETAKQELVARNELPGQSFRDYFKLFQPRKAAPVQVSYSKDWLDQQPKATGDENWKCLSEALYFEARGESVRGQFAVAEVILNRVKSSRFPDSLCGVIRQGTGKKYQCQFTYTCDGRKEVIHEKKAYERVSKVARAAIDGIAKELTEGATHYHTTAVRPSWSRVYKQTARIGVHIFYRHNYRTASN from the coding sequence ATGCTACGTTATATACTGGCTGCTGCCACTTTGGCGGCAACCATGCTGCCAAGTGCGTCCTTCGCCGAGAGGGAAGCAACCGAAACCGCAAAGCAAGAGCTTGTGGCCCGTAACGAATTGCCGGGTCAGAGCTTTCGTGACTACTTCAAGCTGTTCCAGCCGCGCAAAGCCGCGCCTGTCCAAGTGAGCTATTCTAAGGATTGGCTTGACCAGCAACCGAAAGCCACAGGTGACGAGAACTGGAAGTGCCTGTCTGAGGCACTGTACTTTGAAGCGCGTGGTGAAAGCGTGCGCGGACAGTTCGCCGTTGCCGAGGTTATCCTGAACCGGGTCAAAAGCAGCCGCTTCCCGGACTCACTCTGTGGTGTAATCCGTCAGGGTACGGGTAAAAAATACCAGTGCCAGTTCACATACACATGCGATGGCCGCAAGGAAGTCATCCATGAAAAGAAAGCCTATGAGCGCGTGTCAAAAGTAGCCCGTGCGGCGATTGACGGTATAGCCAAAGAGCTGACCGAAGGGGCGACCCACTATCACACCACCGCAGTGCGCCCGTCCTGGTCGCGCGTTTACAAGCAGACTGCGCGGATTGGTGTGCACATCTTCTATCGCCACAACTATCGGACAGCGAGCAACTGA